One region of Natronobacterium texcoconense genomic DNA includes:
- a CDS encoding winged helix-turn-helix transcriptional regulator, producing the protein MSQPQTREKASGACPVIESLEQIGSQWRLAVLHELQDGEQRFNELKRSTNANARTLSRVLDDLGEMGFVERRMEEEAPIATYYSLTEKGESLEPVFDEIECWANSWLEL; encoded by the coding sequence ATGTCACAGCCCCAGACCCGCGAGAAGGCGTCCGGTGCCTGCCCCGTCATCGAATCCCTCGAGCAGATCGGCTCCCAGTGGCGACTGGCAGTGTTACACGAACTGCAGGACGGCGAACAGCGGTTCAACGAACTCAAGCGGTCGACGAACGCGAACGCCCGCACCCTCTCGCGCGTGTTAGACGATCTCGGCGAGATGGGATTCGTCGAACGCCGCATGGAGGAAGAGGCACCGATCGCGACCTACTATAGCCTCACGGAGAAAGGCGAATCCCTGGAACCTGTCTTCGACGAGATCGAGTGCTGGGCGAATAGCTGGCTCGAGCTATAG
- a CDS encoding PrkA family serine protein kinase, producing the protein MTGNDYVTEADRELEATYEEPMSLAAYVDRIFENPTIASHASKYLLEAIEAAGTRTVVEEGEEKERYRFFDDPHNGGEHAILGNTEVLNGFVDDLRSIAAGRAKDEKIIWFEGPTATGKSELKRCLVNGLREYSKTPDGRRYTLEWNVATAQSGERGLSYGSDPTAGDEQNWYESPVQTHPLSAFPEEVRERILEDLNGELDDHVPVRVDTELDPFSREAYDYLEERYRRNGEKELFSAISDENHLRVKNYVVDVGQGVGVLHSEDEGRPKERLVGSWMHGMLQELDSRGRKNPQAFSYDGVLSQGNGVLTIVEDAAQHADLLQKLLNVPDEQSVKLDKGIGMDVDTQMLIISNPDLEAQLNQHADRNGMDPLKALKRRLDKHRFGYLTNLSLESELIRRELTNETEVWEANGYDELEERIREPVTVTIKDQDGDVRTQEFAPHAIEAAALYAVVTRLDEEDLPNGLDLVDKAKIYDQGYLQEGDTRREKEEFDFDDDGADGEHGIPVTYTRDTLAELLQTDRDRHHAELPVENVVMPRDVLNAMAEGLANAPVFSAGERSEFENRVVPVKNYVYDRQEADVIEAIMYDKRVDEETVAEYVEHVYAWETEEPLYNDRGERVEPDPLKMKLFEVEHLGRFSEADYEGNLPRESVRNFRREKVITSLNRHAWEHRNEDFSVEDVDLTAIPVIKSVLESHDWDDVRRTFEDFDPRQWDDPPSDTETETVKENTIETLIEEFDYSEASAELTSRHVMGQVSYRWD; encoded by the coding sequence ATGACCGGCAACGACTACGTCACCGAGGCCGACCGCGAACTCGAGGCGACCTACGAGGAGCCGATGAGCCTCGCGGCGTACGTCGACCGGATCTTCGAGAACCCGACGATCGCCTCCCACGCCTCGAAGTACCTGCTCGAGGCGATCGAGGCCGCAGGCACTCGGACCGTCGTCGAAGAGGGCGAGGAGAAGGAGCGATACCGCTTCTTCGACGATCCGCACAACGGCGGCGAACACGCCATCCTCGGCAACACCGAGGTCCTGAACGGGTTCGTCGACGACCTCCGGTCGATCGCCGCCGGACGAGCGAAAGACGAGAAGATCATCTGGTTCGAGGGGCCGACCGCGACGGGCAAGTCGGAGCTCAAGCGCTGTCTGGTCAACGGGCTGCGCGAGTACTCGAAGACGCCGGATGGCCGGCGCTATACGCTCGAGTGGAACGTCGCGACGGCCCAGTCGGGCGAGCGCGGCCTGAGCTACGGGAGCGACCCGACCGCAGGCGACGAGCAGAACTGGTACGAGAGTCCCGTCCAGACCCATCCCCTGTCGGCCTTCCCCGAGGAGGTCCGAGAGCGAATCCTCGAGGACCTGAACGGCGAACTCGACGACCACGTTCCCGTCCGGGTCGACACCGAACTCGACCCGTTCTCGCGGGAGGCCTACGACTACCTCGAGGAGCGGTACCGACGGAACGGCGAGAAAGAGCTGTTCTCGGCGATCAGCGACGAGAACCACCTCCGTGTGAAAAACTACGTCGTTGACGTCGGACAGGGCGTCGGCGTCCTCCACAGCGAGGACGAGGGGCGACCGAAGGAACGACTCGTCGGCTCGTGGATGCACGGGATGCTCCAGGAACTCGACTCCCGCGGGCGCAAGAACCCACAGGCGTTCAGCTACGACGGCGTCCTGTCGCAAGGGAACGGCGTCCTCACCATCGTCGAGGATGCAGCCCAGCACGCCGACCTGCTCCAGAAGCTGCTGAACGTCCCCGACGAGCAGTCCGTCAAACTCGACAAGGGAATCGGGATGGACGTCGACACCCAGATGCTGATCATCTCGAACCCCGACCTCGAGGCACAACTGAACCAGCACGCCGACCGCAACGGGATGGACCCGCTGAAGGCGCTCAAACGACGGCTCGACAAGCACCGCTTTGGTTACCTGACCAACCTCAGCCTCGAGTCGGAACTCATCCGCCGCGAGTTGACCAACGAGACCGAGGTCTGGGAGGCAAACGGCTACGACGAACTCGAGGAACGTATCCGGGAGCCGGTGACGGTGACGATCAAGGATCAGGACGGCGACGTCCGGACCCAGGAGTTCGCGCCACACGCAATCGAGGCGGCCGCGCTGTACGCGGTCGTCACCCGGTTGGACGAGGAGGACCTCCCGAACGGGCTGGATCTCGTCGACAAGGCCAAGATATACGATCAGGGCTATCTGCAGGAGGGCGACACCCGCCGGGAGAAAGAGGAGTTCGACTTCGACGACGACGGTGCCGACGGCGAACACGGCATTCCGGTTACTTACACTCGAGACACGCTCGCGGAACTGCTCCAGACTGACCGCGATCGCCATCACGCGGAGTTACCGGTCGAGAACGTCGTCATGCCACGTGACGTTCTGAACGCGATGGCCGAAGGGCTCGCGAACGCGCCGGTGTTCTCGGCCGGCGAGCGTTCGGAGTTCGAGAACCGGGTCGTCCCGGTCAAGAACTACGTCTACGACCGACAGGAGGCCGACGTCATCGAGGCCATCATGTACGACAAACGCGTCGACGAGGAGACCGTCGCCGAGTACGTCGAACACGTCTACGCCTGGGAGACCGAGGAGCCGCTGTACAACGACCGCGGCGAGCGGGTCGAGCCGGATCCGCTGAAGATGAAGCTGTTCGAGGTCGAACACCTCGGGCGGTTCTCCGAGGCCGACTACGAAGGGAACCTTCCCCGCGAGAGCGTCCGAAACTTCCGACGCGAGAAGGTGATCACGTCGCTGAACCGCCACGCCTGGGAGCACCGTAACGAGGACTTCTCCGTCGAAGACGTCGACCTCACGGCGATCCCGGTCATCAAGTCCGTCCTCGAGAGCCACGACTGGGACGACGTCCGGCGGACCTTCGAGGACTTCGACCCCCGGCAGTGGGACGACCCGCCGAGTGACACCGAGACGGAGACCGTCAAGGAGAACACGATCGAGACGCTGATCGAGGAGTTCGACTACTCCGAGGCGTCGGCGGAACTGACCAGCAGACACGTCATGGGACAGGTGAGCTACAGATGGGACTGA
- a CDS encoding HEAT repeat domain-containing protein: MDGDGGKAVGQYRSQKSGSKLDVPAVLARLDEHSPDAQRDALEQIQETLDDRPERCLPTVPKLRALLEQPDLPFLDRVAYCLAELAVASPTDVAPSTDVIAAFVADHESHEATPELVRCLAAVATERPAALSEHVDALAAVLERDEPAARADAAITLARVADDGESLDLPQERLLAALEDDHPRVRANACAALGHGDVTDAREPLETLASDDPESSVRERAKWALERIA; encoded by the coding sequence ATGGATGGGGACGGGGGAAAGGCCGTCGGACAGTACCGGAGCCAGAAATCCGGGTCGAAACTCGACGTTCCGGCGGTACTCGCGCGACTCGACGAACACAGTCCGGACGCACAGCGAGACGCCCTCGAGCAGATCCAGGAGACGCTCGACGATCGCCCCGAACGGTGCTTGCCGACGGTACCGAAACTTCGAGCGTTACTCGAACAACCGGATCTCCCCTTTCTCGACCGGGTCGCGTACTGTCTCGCCGAACTCGCGGTAGCGTCGCCGACCGACGTGGCACCGTCGACGGACGTGATCGCTGCCTTCGTCGCCGACCACGAGTCACACGAAGCAACGCCGGAACTGGTCCGCTGTCTCGCCGCCGTCGCAACCGAACGACCCGCTGCGCTCTCGGAACACGTCGACGCACTCGCGGCTGTCCTCGAGCGCGACGAGCCAGCAGCGCGTGCCGACGCAGCCATCACGCTCGCCCGCGTCGCGGACGACGGGGAATCGCTCGACCTGCCACAGGAACGCTTGCTCGCTGCGCTCGAAGACGATCACCCTCGCGTCCGGGCGAACGCGTGTGCGGCGCTCGGCCACGGCGACGTGACCGACGCACGCGAGCCACTCGAGACGCTCGCAAGCGACGACCCGGAGTCGTCAGTCCGCGAACGTGCGAAGTGGGCACTCGAGCGGATCGCGTAA
- a CDS encoding PrkA family serine protein kinase gives MNGDIETLEELSTEYKESMPADLRETKSFDWYLEEIYEDPKVARNAHQRVADMFDYYGTTYDETEGVVEYQLASEDPLNDGENTFYGRVIHQSIHEFVNKVKSGARRLGPERRIKLLLGPVGSGKSHFDKQVRQYFEDYTLRDEGRMYTFKWTNLCDVVQDQDPADDTVRSPMNQDPLVLLPQEQRQRVIDDLNERLDAPYTIQNEQALDPESEFYMDKLLAYYDDDLQQVLENHVEIIRFVADENKRQGLETFEPKDKKNQDETELTGDVNYSKIAIYGESDPRAFDYSGAFCNANRGIFSGEELLKLQREFLYDFLHATQEQTIKPKNNPRIDIDQVIVGRTNMPEYKDKKGDEKMEAFNDRTKRIDFPYVLSYEDESQIYWKMLNNADVPDINVEPHTLEMAGLFGVLTRIEEPDAETVDLLSKAKAYNGEIDEGDDIDVKKLREEAEQKAEIGEGMVGISPRFIGDEIAEAIMDSKHRSRGFLSPLTVFNFFEENLEHHGSIPEDQFETYYRYLETVREEYKDRAIEDVRHALAYDVDEIQRQGEKYMDHVMAYIDDDTIEDELTGREQEPDETFLRSVEEKLDIPEDRKDDFRQEVSNWVSRRAREGEAFNPQDNERLRRALERKLWEDKKHNINFSALVSANEFDDDERSSWIDALMEQGYSEGGAKEVLEFAGAEVAKAEIEE, from the coding sequence ATGAACGGCGATATCGAAACGCTCGAAGAGCTTAGCACGGAGTACAAGGAATCGATGCCCGCGGATCTGCGGGAGACGAAGTCCTTCGACTGGTACCTCGAGGAGATATACGAGGACCCGAAGGTCGCCCGGAACGCCCACCAGCGCGTCGCGGATATGTTCGACTACTACGGGACGACCTACGACGAGACCGAGGGCGTCGTCGAGTACCAACTGGCCAGCGAAGACCCGCTCAACGACGGCGAAAATACCTTCTACGGTCGCGTAATCCACCAGTCGATCCACGAGTTCGTCAACAAGGTCAAGTCGGGCGCGAGACGGCTCGGCCCGGAGCGGCGTATCAAACTCCTGCTCGGTCCAGTCGGCTCCGGGAAGTCTCACTTCGACAAGCAGGTTCGACAGTACTTCGAGGATTACACCCTCCGCGACGAGGGCCGGATGTACACGTTCAAGTGGACCAACCTCTGTGACGTCGTCCAGGACCAGGATCCGGCCGACGACACCGTCCGCTCCCCGATGAATCAGGATCCGCTCGTGTTACTCCCACAGGAACAGCGCCAGCGAGTCATCGACGACCTGAACGAACGACTCGACGCACCCTACACCATCCAGAACGAGCAGGCGCTGGATCCCGAAAGCGAGTTCTACATGGACAAACTGCTGGCGTACTACGACGACGACCTCCAGCAGGTGCTCGAGAACCACGTCGAGATCATCCGCTTTGTCGCCGACGAGAACAAGCGCCAGGGTCTCGAGACGTTCGAACCCAAGGACAAGAAGAACCAGGACGAGACCGAGTTGACAGGCGACGTCAACTACTCGAAGATCGCCATCTACGGCGAGTCCGACCCACGCGCGTTCGACTACTCCGGTGCCTTCTGTAACGCCAACCGCGGCATCTTCTCCGGCGAGGAACTCCTCAAACTCCAGCGAGAGTTCCTCTACGACTTCCTCCACGCCACCCAGGAACAGACGATCAAACCCAAGAACAACCCCCGGATCGACATCGACCAGGTGATCGTCGGCCGCACCAACATGCCCGAGTACAAGGACAAGAAGGGCGACGAGAAGATGGAGGCCTTTAACGACCGCACCAAGCGGATCGACTTCCCCTACGTCCTCAGTTACGAAGACGAGTCCCAGATCTACTGGAAGATGCTCAACAACGCCGACGTCCCCGACATCAACGTCGAGCCCCACACCCTCGAGATGGCGGGGCTGTTCGGCGTCCTCACGCGTATCGAGGAACCCGACGCCGAGACGGTCGACCTCCTCTCGAAGGCCAAGGCGTACAACGGCGAGATCGACGAGGGCGACGACATCGACGTCAAGAAGCTCCGCGAGGAGGCAGAACAGAAGGCCGAGATCGGCGAGGGCATGGTCGGCATCTCGCCGCGGTTCATCGGCGACGAGATCGCCGAGGCGATCATGGACTCGAAACACCGCAGTCGCGGATTCCTCTCGCCGCTTACGGTGTTCAACTTCTTCGAGGAGAACCTAGAGCACCACGGCTCGATTCCGGAGGATCAGTTCGAGACCTACTACCGCTACCTGGAGACGGTCCGCGAGGAGTACAAGGACCGGGCGATCGAGGACGTCCGCCACGCACTGGCCTACGACGTCGACGAGATCCAGCGCCAGGGCGAGAAGTACATGGACCACGTCATGGCCTACATCGACGACGACACGATCGAGGACGAGTTGACTGGTCGCGAGCAGGAACCGGACGAGACGTTCCTGCGGTCGGTCGAGGAGAAACTCGACATCCCGGAGGACCGCAAGGACGACTTCCGGCAGGAAGTGAGTAACTGGGTCTCCCGTCGCGCTCGAGAGGGCGAGGCGTTCAACCCGCAGGACAACGAGCGCCTGCGCCGCGCCCTAGAGCGCAAACTCTGGGAGGACAAGAAGCACAACATCAACTTCTCCGCGCTGGTCAGCGCCAACGAGTTCGACGACGACGAACGGTCCTCGTGGATCGACGCGCTGATGGAGCAGGGCTACTCCGAGGGCGGCGCGAAGGAAGTGCTCGAGTTCGCCGGCGCGGAGGTCGCTAAAGCGGAGATCGAAGAGTAA
- a CDS encoding SpoVR family protein, producing MSKRNSNADRFRKQAIASDLKEPVEEARNLAEKLGLEPYPVKYWIIDYDEMNELIAYGGFQSRYPHWRWGMQYDKQRKQGQYGGGKAFEIVNNDNPAHAFLQESNTLADQKAVITHVEAHSDFFSENEWFGLFTSGRADEEQVNAAAMLERHARAIDDYMSDPDIDRAEVEKWIDHCLSLEDNIDQHRVFERRLDVDGPSEELDADLAEKLDELELSDEIKGEVFDDAWVEKLEEADGSITFPEEPQKDLLAFVREHGKQYDDEAGRAVEMEEWQRDVLDMMRAEAYYFAAQKMTKVMNEGWAAYWESTMMTDERFAGDDEFLNYADHMAKVLASGGLNPYSLGMELWEYVENTTNRQEVLERLLRVEGISWRNLTDVVDFDDVLETLEPPESLDRITSETLDDLEELPDEWVDGEALEAAHDGEIDVETYPWKVLTYEGLARRHYSLVKRQNRGFLSRVNQNELERIGRYLFDDARYSSVEEALEDVDFSAGWDRMFDVRESHNDVTFLDEFLTEEFITENNYFTYEHSKATGQFHVASDAAEDVKKKLLLQFTNFGKPTIAVYDGNYNNANELLLGHQYNGVMLDLGQARETLKRIFELWGRPVNLLTIVKEVDEHDVEVAKRRNREPEAEERGKLIRYDGDEVTTETVPWEDVEHLSADDVDYDTKPEDWLA from the coding sequence ATGAGTAAACGCAACTCCAACGCGGACAGGTTCCGCAAACAGGCGATCGCGAGCGATCTGAAAGAGCCGGTCGAGGAGGCCCGCAACCTGGCCGAGAAACTGGGTCTCGAGCCCTACCCGGTCAAGTACTGGATCATCGACTACGACGAGATGAACGAACTCATCGCCTACGGCGGCTTCCAGAGCCGCTACCCACACTGGCGGTGGGGGATGCAGTACGACAAGCAGCGCAAACAGGGGCAGTACGGCGGCGGGAAGGCCTTCGAGATCGTCAACAACGACAATCCGGCCCACGCGTTCCTCCAGGAGTCGAACACGCTGGCCGACCAGAAGGCCGTCATCACCCACGTCGAGGCCCACTCCGACTTCTTCTCGGAGAACGAGTGGTTCGGCCTCTTCACGAGCGGCCGCGCCGACGAGGAGCAGGTCAACGCCGCCGCGATGCTCGAGCGTCACGCACGAGCGATCGACGACTACATGTCCGATCCCGATATCGACCGTGCGGAGGTCGAGAAGTGGATCGATCACTGTCTCTCGCTCGAGGACAACATCGACCAGCATCGGGTCTTCGAGCGACGGTTGGACGTCGACGGTCCAAGCGAGGAACTCGACGCCGACCTCGCGGAGAAACTGGACGAACTCGAACTCTCCGACGAGATCAAAGGAGAGGTCTTCGACGACGCATGGGTCGAGAAACTCGAGGAGGCGGACGGTTCGATTACGTTCCCCGAGGAACCCCAGAAGGACCTGCTCGCGTTCGTCCGCGAGCACGGCAAACAGTACGACGACGAAGCCGGTCGTGCGGTCGAGATGGAGGAGTGGCAACGCGACGTACTCGACATGATGCGGGCAGAGGCGTACTACTTCGCCGCCCAGAAGATGACGAAGGTGATGAACGAGGGGTGGGCCGCCTACTGGGAGTCGACGATGATGACCGACGAGCGATTCGCCGGCGACGACGAGTTCCTCAACTACGCCGACCACATGGCGAAAGTCCTCGCCTCCGGCGGGCTCAATCCCTACAGCCTCGGCATGGAGCTATGGGAGTACGTCGAGAACACGACCAACCGACAGGAAGTCCTCGAGCGCCTGCTTCGCGTCGAAGGGATCTCCTGGCGCAATCTCACCGACGTCGTCGACTTCGACGACGTGCTCGAGACGCTCGAGCCACCCGAGTCGCTCGACAGAATTACGTCCGAGACGCTCGACGACCTCGAGGAACTACCCGACGAGTGGGTCGACGGCGAGGCGCTAGAGGCGGCCCACGACGGTGAGATAGACGTCGAAACGTATCCCTGGAAGGTGCTCACCTACGAGGGGCTCGCCCGGCGCCACTACTCGTTGGTCAAACGGCAGAACCGCGGGTTCCTGAGCCGGGTGAACCAGAACGAACTCGAGCGAATCGGTCGCTACCTGTTCGACGACGCCCGTTACTCGTCGGTCGAGGAGGCACTCGAGGACGTGGACTTTTCGGCCGGCTGGGACCGGATGTTCGACGTGCGGGAGAGTCACAACGACGTCACCTTCCTGGACGAGTTCCTCACGGAGGAGTTCATCACGGAGAACAACTACTTCACCTACGAGCACTCGAAGGCGACGGGGCAGTTCCACGTGGCAAGCGACGCTGCGGAGGACGTCAAGAAGAAACTCCTCTTGCAGTTCACGAACTTCGGGAAGCCGACGATCGCGGTCTACGACGGCAACTACAACAACGCCAACGAACTCCTGCTTGGCCACCAGTACAACGGCGTCATGCTGGATCTGGGTCAGGCACGCGAAACCCTCAAGCGCATCTTCGAACTCTGGGGGCGGCCCGTGAACCTGCTGACGATCGTCAAGGAAGTCGACGAACACGACGTCGAAGTCGCGAAACGCCGCAACCGCGAACCCGAGGCCGAAGAACGCGGGAAACTGATCCGGTACGACGGCGATGAGGTGACGACCGAGACCGTCCCCTGGGAGGACGTCGAACACCTGTCGGCCGACGACGTCGACTACGACACCAAGCCCGAGGACTGGCTCGCATAG
- a CDS encoding DUF5820 family protein: MTGLTELPDTWNVWSDEDDGRLVLAYRPDVFDAEEFPAPCLPTLYLTHGKRTRRPGTNPANTTDADDWFVTLYLEPDVTIEGNHRFPTRADALEYAVDLAGAFDAGEIDYRDCYQVPRDRYLDRLDELTGT, from the coding sequence ATGACCGGCCTGACGGAGCTTCCCGACACATGGAACGTCTGGTCCGACGAGGACGACGGTCGCCTCGTCCTCGCATACCGTCCGGACGTCTTCGACGCCGAGGAGTTTCCCGCTCCCTGTCTCCCGACGCTGTACCTGACCCACGGCAAACGAACCCGCCGCCCCGGAACGAACCCGGCCAATACGACCGACGCCGACGACTGGTTCGTCACCCTCTATCTCGAGCCAGACGTCACCATCGAGGGAAACCACCGGTTCCCGACGCGGGCCGACGCTCTCGAGTACGCCGTCGACCTCGCCGGTGCGTTCGACGCCGGCGAAATCGACTACCGAGACTGCTACCAGGTCCCCAGGGACCGATACCTCGATCGACTCGACGAACTCACGGGTACGTGA
- a CDS encoding glycerophosphodiester phosphodiesterase, whose protein sequence is MRLIAHRGFASTAPENTIRAVQSAADRADAVEFDVRRCGSGELVVVHDETIDRVTDGTGTVTETSLEDLERYTVLESDERIPTLAEMLEAVPSTVEINLEMKAPGIAADVLAALEDADLENRVVTTSFLESELRAIREIDPEQPTGLLASRHQERPVTTAVELDCDVIGANYWRCLSTRLVPRAKQVGLEIHAWSLERSLTAKLLGLRGVDCVSADRPLRI, encoded by the coding sequence ATGCGACTGATCGCCCATCGCGGGTTCGCGTCGACGGCACCCGAGAATACGATCCGCGCCGTCCAGTCGGCAGCCGACCGCGCAGACGCCGTCGAGTTCGACGTTCGACGCTGTGGCTCCGGCGAACTCGTCGTCGTCCACGACGAAACGATCGACCGCGTCACCGACGGAACCGGTACCGTCACCGAAACGAGCCTCGAGGACCTCGAGCGCTACACCGTCCTCGAGTCGGACGAACGAATTCCGACGCTGGCGGAGATGCTCGAGGCCGTCCCGTCGACCGTCGAGATCAACCTCGAGATGAAGGCACCCGGTATCGCGGCGGACGTCCTCGCCGCGCTCGAGGATGCTGACCTCGAAAACCGCGTCGTGACGACCTCCTTTCTCGAGTCCGAACTCCGGGCCATCCGCGAAATCGATCCCGAGCAGCCGACCGGATTGCTCGCCAGTCGCCACCAGGAGCGACCGGTGACCACGGCGGTCGAACTCGACTGCGACGTCATCGGCGCGAACTACTGGCGCTGCCTGTCGACGCGACTCGTGCCGCGAGCGAAGCAGGTCGGACTCGAGATCCACGCCTGGTCGCTCGAGCGGTCGCTCACGGCCAAGTTGCTCGGGTTACGTGGCGTCGACTGCGTGTCGGCGGACCGGCCGCTCCGAATCTGA
- a CDS encoding UPF0179 family protein: MSTVTLIGTRLAESGTEFVYEGEADGCAGCPYRSQCLNLSSGTKYRVTAVRENAQTLECAMHDGGVRAVEVEPVTVTANIASKGAFAGSKTSLSGPCPYVECPSHEYCEPDGLEFDEEYRIREIVGDPPHEVCHLDRSLELVELEGDE; the protein is encoded by the coding sequence ATGTCGACTGTCACGCTGATCGGAACCCGGCTGGCCGAGTCGGGTACCGAGTTCGTCTACGAGGGCGAAGCCGACGGCTGTGCCGGCTGTCCCTACCGCAGTCAGTGTCTCAATCTCTCGTCGGGAACGAAGTATCGCGTCACCGCCGTCCGCGAGAACGCGCAAACGCTAGAATGTGCGATGCACGACGGCGGCGTCCGCGCCGTCGAGGTCGAACCCGTCACCGTCACGGCGAACATCGCGTCGAAAGGCGCCTTCGCCGGGAGCAAGACCAGTCTCTCCGGCCCGTGTCCGTACGTCGAGTGCCCGAGCCACGAGTACTGCGAACCCGACGGCCTCGAGTTCGACGAGGAGTACCGCATTCGGGAGATCGTCGGCGACCCGCCACACGAGGTCTGCCATCTCGACCGGTCGCTCGAACTGGTCGAACTCGAGGGCGACGAGTAG
- a CDS encoding YeaH/YhbH family protein codes for MGLRDDLERFREVGEKRREDLADFIQYGELGGSRPDQINIPVKIVSLPEFEYDQRDQGGVGQGDGGTPDTGQPVGQPQPQPGDDDGDGDEPGEEGGEHEYYEMDPEEFAQELDEELGLDLDPKGKKVIEEKEGPFTDMTRTGPDSTLDFERMFKEGLKRKLAMDFDEEFLKEVCKVEGFGPRDVFEWARGESIPVSMAWIEEAYDEIPEDDRNEWDSVDELEANVERESVQQQIRREGIKHVPFRREDERYRYPEIIEEKEKNVVVVNIRDVSGSMREKKRELVERTFTPLDWYLQGKYDNAEFVYIAHDAEAWRVERDDFFGIRSGGGTKISSAYELAAELLEEYPWADWNRYVFAAGDSENSSNDTEERVIPLMEQIPANLHAYVETQPSGNAINATHAEELERHFGMDDDEVAVAYVNSKEDVTDAIYEILSTEGETDE; via the coding sequence ATGGGACTGAGAGACGACCTCGAGCGATTCCGGGAAGTGGGCGAAAAGCGCCGCGAGGACCTGGCCGACTTCATCCAGTACGGCGAACTCGGCGGGAGCAGACCGGACCAGATCAACATCCCGGTCAAGATCGTCTCCCTGCCGGAGTTCGAGTACGACCAGCGCGACCAGGGCGGCGTCGGGCAGGGTGACGGCGGAACGCCCGACACCGGCCAGCCGGTCGGCCAGCCACAGCCACAGCCGGGTGACGACGACGGCGACGGCGACGAACCCGGCGAAGAGGGCGGCGAGCACGAGTACTACGAGATGGACCCCGAGGAGTTCGCCCAGGAACTCGACGAGGAACTCGGCCTCGACCTCGACCCGAAGGGCAAGAAGGTCATCGAGGAGAAGGAAGGTCCCTTCACCGACATGACTCGGACGGGTCCCGACAGCACGCTCGACTTCGAGCGGATGTTCAAGGAAGGACTCAAGCGCAAGCTCGCGATGGACTTCGACGAGGAGTTCCTCAAGGAGGTCTGCAAAGTCGAGGGCTTCGGCCCGCGCGACGTCTTCGAGTGGGCCCGCGGCGAGAGTATTCCCGTCTCGATGGCCTGGATCGAAGAGGCCTACGACGAAATTCCCGAGGACGACCGCAACGAGTGGGACTCGGTCGACGAACTCGAGGCGAACGTCGAACGCGAGTCCGTCCAGCAGCAGATCCGCCGGGAGGGGATCAAACACGTCCCCTTCCGCCGCGAGGACGAACGCTACCGCTACCCCGAGATCATCGAGGAGAAAGAGAAGAACGTCGTCGTCGTCAATATCCGTGACGTCTCGGGCTCGATGCGCGAGAAGAAACGCGAACTCGTCGAGCGCACCTTCACACCGCTGGACTGGTACCTCCAGGGGAAGTACGACAACGCCGAGTTCGTCTACATCGCCCACGACGCAGAAGCCTGGCGGGTCGAACGCGACGACTTCTTCGGCATCCGCTCCGGCGGCGGGACGAAAATCTCGAGCGCGTACGAACTGGCCGCCGAACTGCTCGAAGAGTACCCCTGGGCGGACTGGAACCGGTACGTCTTCGCCGCAGGTGACTCCGAGAACTCCTCGAACGACACCGAAGAGCGCGTGATCCCGCTGATGGAGCAGATTCCGGCGAACCTCCACGCCTACGTGGAGACCCAGCCAAGCGGCAACGCGATCAACGCGACCCACGCCGAGGAACTCGAGCGGCACTTCGGGATGGACGACGACGAGGTCGCGGTCGCGTACGTCAACAGCAAAGAGGACGTGACCGACGCGATTTACGAGATCCTCAGCACGGAGGGTGAGACGGATGAGTAA
- a CDS encoding secondary thiamine-phosphate synthase enzyme YjbQ: MSRMEFPVETDSRLTTVDVTDRVAEAVPDDLESGTCTAFVRHTTSGLVVQENEPRLREDLESFLSDLVPDEGHAHDQLDGNADSHLRATLLGPDVTVPVEDGQLALGTWQSILLVECDGPRTRTVSVTTVGGNG, from the coding sequence ATGTCCCGTATGGAGTTTCCAGTCGAGACCGATTCGCGACTGACGACCGTCGATGTCACCGACCGCGTCGCTGAGGCCGTTCCCGACGACCTCGAGTCGGGAACTTGCACCGCGTTCGTCCGCCACACCACGTCCGGACTCGTCGTTCAAGAGAACGAACCGCGACTGCGCGAGGACCTCGAGTCGTTTCTTTCGGATCTCGTCCCTGACGAGGGCCACGCTCACGACCAGCTGGACGGTAACGCCGACTCGCACCTCCGGGCGACGCTGCTTGGTCCGGACGTGACTGTGCCGGTCGAGGACGGGCAACTCGCGCTCGGGACGTGGCAGTCGATCCTGCTCGTCGAGTGTGACGGGCCGCGAACCCGGACGGTGTCGGTGACGACGGTCGGCGGGAACGGGTGA